One stretch of Patagioenas fasciata isolate bPatFas1 chromosome 9, bPatFas1.hap1, whole genome shotgun sequence DNA includes these proteins:
- the LOC136105251 gene encoding uncharacterized protein isoform X2 yields the protein MQGLVATQGVGVLALDMAGHRKGLPLPLLLLSLAVLDFTLGITAMDVTATMSPTHPTSLTPMETSALLPTAESSTAGTVPSSSPETGASTPENSSTSLGTSSTSPPTTPAPTAASSEPLTTLANTTATPNTITSVPRSTRVPSQLTGTTAGTTLDISTLTTGLTSGTPAAPETPNAITGTTVTNVASTVSLTHPTSLMPTGTTALLSTSTSTTAGTVPPSSPETSTPEVLTDSFSTSTAMPPGSSTAASSITTPEERGSTAHSTLGSLAGTTMQPDPTPTELGLTTGTPTGMGLTTSTPTPTPMATTPTSADTTIIISVGTSSALTTTLFEVQTSTLPPPTSTLLSPTWVGTALSTRTHQGPPVTTLLGSTPMGTSNASSPTAPAPTASLAEPSMTPADTTAAPDISTGVPESTPSQPAGTSPDTSTPTAPEPPSATTGITAMDVTATMSPTHCTSLTPMETSALLPTAESSTAGTVPPSSPETGASTPENSSTSLGTSSTSPPTTPALTAASSEPLTTLANTTATPNTITSVPRSTRAPSQLTGTTAGTTLDISTLTTGLTSGTPTAPETPNAVTGASHLFLSLRLTVPLDLGNTTVQELVLSKLRTDLQTVFPCAGVALEWRGTRRT from the exons ATGCAGGGACTTGTCGCCACGCAAGGAGTGGGGGTGCTGGCTCTGGACATGGCTGGGCACAGAAAagggctgcccctgcccctgctgctgctgagcctcGCTGTGTTGGACTTCACGCTGG GTATCACTGCCATGGATGTGACAGCGACCATGTCCCCAACTCACCCTACCTCCCTGACGCCCATGGAGACCTCAgcactgctgcccactgctgaatCCAGCACTGCAGGCACCGTCCCTTCCTCCAGCCCTGAAACGGGAGCCTCCACGCCAGAGAATTCCAGCACGTCCCTAGGGACCAGCAGCACCTCACCTCCCACCACACCAGCACCGACAGCTGCTTCATCTGAGCCCTTGACAACCCTGGCAAACACCACAGCCACCCCCAATACCATCACAAGTGTTCCCAGAAGCACCCGTGTTCCCAGCCAGCTGACGGGGACCACGGCTGGGACCACCCTTGACATTTCCACCTTGACTACAGGGCTGACCTCAGGCACCCCAGCAGCACCTGAGACCCCCAATGCAATCACAG GAACTACTGTCACAAATGTGGCATCAACTGTGTCCCTGACTCACCCAACCTCCTTGATGCCCACGGGGACCACAGCACTGCTGTCCACCAGTACCTCCACCACTGCAGGCACCGTCCCTCCCTCCAGCCCTGAAACCTCCACCCCAGAGGTGCTGACAGATTCCTTCTCAACCAGCACTGCAatgcccccagggagcagcacagcagcctccagcatCACCACACCGGAGGAGAGGGGCAGCACAGCCCACAGCACTCTGGGCTCACTGGCTGGCACCACAATGCAGCCTGACCCCACCCCAACAGAGCTGGGGCTCACCACTGGCACCCCAACAGGGATGGGGCTCACCACCAGCACCCCGACGCCAACCCCCATGGCCACGACACCCACCAGTGCTGACACGACCATCATCATATCTGTGGGGACCAGCTCAGCCCTGACCACCACCTTGTTTGAAGTCCAAACAAGCACGCTACCTCCCCCCACCTCCACTCTTCTTTCCCCAACCTGGGTGGGCACTGCGCTCAGCACCAGAACTCACCAAGGACCACCTGTGACCACACTGCTTGGCAGCACACCCATGGGGACCAGCAATGCCTCTTCTCCCACTGCACCAGCACCAACAGCCTCTTTGGCTGAGCCCTCAATGACCCCGGCAGACACCACGGCTGCCCCCGACATCAGCACAGGAGTTCCTGAGAGCACCCCCAGCCAGCCAGCTGGGACCAGCCCTGACACCTCcaccccaacagcacctgagcctcccagtgccaccacag GTATCACTGCCATGGATGTGACAGCGACCATGTCCCCAACTCACTGTACCTCCCTGACGCCCATGGAGACCTCAgcactgctgcccactgctgaatCCAGCACTGCAGGCACCGTCCCTCCCTCCAGCCCTGAAACGGGAGCCTCCACCCCAGAGAATTCCAGCACGTCCCTGGGGACCAGCAGCACCTCACCTCCCACCACACCAGCACTGACAGCTGCTTCATCTGAGCCCTTGACAACCCTGGCAAACACCACAGCCACTCCTAATACCATCACAAGTGTCCCCAGAAGCACCCGTGCTCCCAGCCAGCTGACGGGGACCACGGCTGGGACCACCCTTGACATTTCCACCTTGACTACAGGGCTGACCTCAGGcaccccaacagcacctgagaccCCCAATGCAGTCACGG GTGCATCTCACCTCTTTCTGTCGCTGCGGCTGACCGTCCCCCTGGATCTGGGGAACACCACGGTGCAGGAGCTGGTGTTGTCCAAG CTCCGCACGGACCTGCAGACGGTGTTCCCATGTGCTGGTGTGGCACTGGAGTGGCGAGGGACAAGGAGGACGTGA
- the LOC136105251 gene encoding uncharacterized protein isoform X3 — protein MQGLVATQGVGVLALDMAGHRKGLPLPLLLLSLAVLDFTLGITAMDVTATMSPTHPTSLTPMETSALLPTAESSTAGTVPSSSPETGASTPENSSTSLGTSSTSPPTTPAPTAASSEPLTTLANTTATPNTITSVPRSTRVPSQLTGTTAGTTLDISTLTTGLTSGTPAAPETPNAITGTTVTNVASTVSLTHPTSLMPTGTTALLSTSTSTTAGTVPPSSPETSTPEVLTDSFSTSTAMPPGSSTAASSITTPEERGSTAHSTLGSLAGTTMQPDPTPTELGLTTGTPTGMGLTTSTPTPTPMATTPTSADTTIIISVGTSSALTTTLFEVQTSTLPPPTSTLLSPTWVGTALSTRTHQGPPVTTLLGSTPMGTSNASSPTAPAPTASLAEPSMTPADTTAAPDISTGVPESTPSQPAGTSPDTSTPTAPEPPSATTGVGDCNQPRYSSPRTCPQRPCTPGQPLFPDRVPALWPNAYSGGAPQQSACTPVMPSACLCPGSAPGYLYSSRVAVPWQSSSLPVPWPSACGCLRLVLSLTLRRRKWLRLSVAHFSSDML, from the exons ATGCAGGGACTTGTCGCCACGCAAGGAGTGGGGGTGCTGGCTCTGGACATGGCTGGGCACAGAAAagggctgcccctgcccctgctgctgctgagcctcGCTGTGTTGGACTTCACGCTGG GTATCACTGCCATGGATGTGACAGCGACCATGTCCCCAACTCACCCTACCTCCCTGACGCCCATGGAGACCTCAgcactgctgcccactgctgaatCCAGCACTGCAGGCACCGTCCCTTCCTCCAGCCCTGAAACGGGAGCCTCCACGCCAGAGAATTCCAGCACGTCCCTAGGGACCAGCAGCACCTCACCTCCCACCACACCAGCACCGACAGCTGCTTCATCTGAGCCCTTGACAACCCTGGCAAACACCACAGCCACCCCCAATACCATCACAAGTGTTCCCAGAAGCACCCGTGTTCCCAGCCAGCTGACGGGGACCACGGCTGGGACCACCCTTGACATTTCCACCTTGACTACAGGGCTGACCTCAGGCACCCCAGCAGCACCTGAGACCCCCAATGCAATCACAG GAACTACTGTCACAAATGTGGCATCAACTGTGTCCCTGACTCACCCAACCTCCTTGATGCCCACGGGGACCACAGCACTGCTGTCCACCAGTACCTCCACCACTGCAGGCACCGTCCCTCCCTCCAGCCCTGAAACCTCCACCCCAGAGGTGCTGACAGATTCCTTCTCAACCAGCACTGCAatgcccccagggagcagcacagcagcctccagcatCACCACACCGGAGGAGAGGGGCAGCACAGCCCACAGCACTCTGGGCTCACTGGCTGGCACCACAATGCAGCCTGACCCCACCCCAACAGAGCTGGGGCTCACCACTGGCACCCCAACAGGGATGGGGCTCACCACCAGCACCCCGACGCCAACCCCCATGGCCACGACACCCACCAGTGCTGACACGACCATCATCATATCTGTGGGGACCAGCTCAGCCCTGACCACCACCTTGTTTGAAGTCCAAACAAGCACGCTACCTCCCCCCACCTCCACTCTTCTTTCCCCAACCTGGGTGGGCACTGCGCTCAGCACCAGAACTCACCAAGGACCACCTGTGACCACACTGCTTGGCAGCACACCCATGGGGACCAGCAATGCCTCTTCTCCCACTGCACCAGCACCAACAGCCTCTTTGGCTGAGCCCTCAATGACCCCGGCAGACACCACGGCTGCCCCCGACATCAGCACAGGAGTTCCTGAGAGCACCCCCAGCCAGCCAGCTGGGACCAGCCCTGACACCTCcaccccaacagcacctgagcctcccagtgccaccacag GGGTGGGAGACTGTAACCAGCCCCGCTACTCTTCGCCACGCACGTGTCCCCAGCGTCCCTGTACCCCAGGACAGCCACTGTTTCCTGACAGAGTACCTGCACTCTGGCCTAATGCATACAGTGGGGGCGCACCCCAGCAGAGCGCCTGTACCCCGGTGATGCCCTCAGCGTGCCTGTGCCCTGGCAGTGCCCCAGGGTACCTGTACAGCAGCAGGGTGGCTGTGCCCTGGcagtcctccagcctgcctgtcccCTGGCCCAGTGCCTGCGGGTGCCTCAGACTGGTCTTGTCCCTGACCCTGAGAAGAAGGAAGTGGCTCCGGCTGTCGGTAGCGCACTTCAGCAGTGACATGCTGTGA
- the LOC136105251 gene encoding uncharacterized protein isoform X1 — MQGLVATQGVGVLALDMAGHRKGLPLPLLLLSLAVLDFTLGITAMDVTATMSPTHPTSLTPMETSALLPTAESSTAGTVPSSSPETGASTPENSSTSLGTSSTSPPTTPAPTAASSEPLTTLANTTATPNTITSVPRSTRVPSQLTGTTAGTTLDISTLTTGLTSGTPAAPETPNAITGTTVTNVASTVSLTHPTSLMPTGTTALLSTSTSTTAGTVPPSSPETSTPEVLTDSFSTSTAMPPGSSTAASSITTPEERGSTAHSTLGSLAGTTMQPDPTPTELGLTTGTPTGMGLTTSTPTPTPMATTPTSADTTIIISVGTSSALTTTLFEVQTSTLPPPTSTLLSPTWVGTALSTRTHQGPPVTTLLGSTPMGTSNASSPTAPAPTASLAEPSMTPADTTAAPDISTGVPESTPSQPAGTSPDTSTPTAPEPPSATTGITAMDVTATMSPTHCTSLTPMETSALLPTAESSTAGTVPPSSPETGASTPENSSTSLGTSSTSPPTTPALTAASSEPLTTLANTTATPNTITSVPRSTRAPSQLTGTTAGTTLDISTLTTGLTSGTPTAPETPNAVTGMEPSSPGTSSAQTPEVTLSTTGDLPTTLPTCPTTMSNTSASHLFLSLRLTVPLDLGNTTVQELVLSKLRTDLQTVFPCAGVALEWRGTRRT, encoded by the exons ATGCAGGGACTTGTCGCCACGCAAGGAGTGGGGGTGCTGGCTCTGGACATGGCTGGGCACAGAAAagggctgcccctgcccctgctgctgctgagcctcGCTGTGTTGGACTTCACGCTGG GTATCACTGCCATGGATGTGACAGCGACCATGTCCCCAACTCACCCTACCTCCCTGACGCCCATGGAGACCTCAgcactgctgcccactgctgaatCCAGCACTGCAGGCACCGTCCCTTCCTCCAGCCCTGAAACGGGAGCCTCCACGCCAGAGAATTCCAGCACGTCCCTAGGGACCAGCAGCACCTCACCTCCCACCACACCAGCACCGACAGCTGCTTCATCTGAGCCCTTGACAACCCTGGCAAACACCACAGCCACCCCCAATACCATCACAAGTGTTCCCAGAAGCACCCGTGTTCCCAGCCAGCTGACGGGGACCACGGCTGGGACCACCCTTGACATTTCCACCTTGACTACAGGGCTGACCTCAGGCACCCCAGCAGCACCTGAGACCCCCAATGCAATCACAG GAACTACTGTCACAAATGTGGCATCAACTGTGTCCCTGACTCACCCAACCTCCTTGATGCCCACGGGGACCACAGCACTGCTGTCCACCAGTACCTCCACCACTGCAGGCACCGTCCCTCCCTCCAGCCCTGAAACCTCCACCCCAGAGGTGCTGACAGATTCCTTCTCAACCAGCACTGCAatgcccccagggagcagcacagcagcctccagcatCACCACACCGGAGGAGAGGGGCAGCACAGCCCACAGCACTCTGGGCTCACTGGCTGGCACCACAATGCAGCCTGACCCCACCCCAACAGAGCTGGGGCTCACCACTGGCACCCCAACAGGGATGGGGCTCACCACCAGCACCCCGACGCCAACCCCCATGGCCACGACACCCACCAGTGCTGACACGACCATCATCATATCTGTGGGGACCAGCTCAGCCCTGACCACCACCTTGTTTGAAGTCCAAACAAGCACGCTACCTCCCCCCACCTCCACTCTTCTTTCCCCAACCTGGGTGGGCACTGCGCTCAGCACCAGAACTCACCAAGGACCACCTGTGACCACACTGCTTGGCAGCACACCCATGGGGACCAGCAATGCCTCTTCTCCCACTGCACCAGCACCAACAGCCTCTTTGGCTGAGCCCTCAATGACCCCGGCAGACACCACGGCTGCCCCCGACATCAGCACAGGAGTTCCTGAGAGCACCCCCAGCCAGCCAGCTGGGACCAGCCCTGACACCTCcaccccaacagcacctgagcctcccagtgccaccacag GTATCACTGCCATGGATGTGACAGCGACCATGTCCCCAACTCACTGTACCTCCCTGACGCCCATGGAGACCTCAgcactgctgcccactgctgaatCCAGCACTGCAGGCACCGTCCCTCCCTCCAGCCCTGAAACGGGAGCCTCCACCCCAGAGAATTCCAGCACGTCCCTGGGGACCAGCAGCACCTCACCTCCCACCACACCAGCACTGACAGCTGCTTCATCTGAGCCCTTGACAACCCTGGCAAACACCACAGCCACTCCTAATACCATCACAAGTGTCCCCAGAAGCACCCGTGCTCCCAGCCAGCTGACGGGGACCACGGCTGGGACCACCCTTGACATTTCCACCTTGACTACAGGGCTGACCTCAGGcaccccaacagcacctgagaccCCCAATGCAGTCACGG GCATGGAGCCCTCTTCCCCCGGCACCAGCTCAGCCCAGACCCCAGAAGTTACCCTCAGCACCACTGGAGACCTGCCAACAACTCTGCCCACCTGCCCCACCACCATGTCCAACACCA GTGCATCTCACCTCTTTCTGTCGCTGCGGCTGACCGTCCCCCTGGATCTGGGGAACACCACGGTGCAGGAGCTGGTGTTGTCCAAG CTCCGCACGGACCTGCAGACGGTGTTCCCATGTGCTGGTGTGGCACTGGAGTGGCGAGGGACAAGGAGGACGTGA
- the LOC136105252 gene encoding deoxyribodipyrimidine photo-lyase-like: MRRGRGKRKAEATELPRVSRRRKEEEEDAVQEARRRTAPSVREFKYNKKRVRLISQGSDLKEDAQCILYWMFRDQRVQDNWAFLYAQRLALKQELPLHVCFCLVPKFLDATIRHYDFMLKGLQEVSEECAELNIPFHLLLGYPKDVLPTFVVERGVGGLVTDFSPLRLPRQWVEDIRERLPEDVPFAQVDAHNIVPCWVASPKQEYSAWTIRGKIHAQLPEFLTEFPPVICHPYPPSCPAEPIAWEACYSSLQVDRTVKEVEWATPGTAAGLAVLQSFIAERLKYFGSHRNNPNKEALSNLSPWFHFGQVSTQRAILEVQKQRGKYKESVDVFVEEAVVRRELAENFCYYNENYDSVQGAYDWAQTTLKLHSKDKRPFLYKLQELEQGTTHDPLWNAAQLQMVQEGKMHGFLRMYWAKKILEWTRSPEEALQFAIYLNDRYELDGRDPNGYVGCLWSICGIHDHGWTERAVFGKIRYMNYAGCKRKFDVGQFERRYTPHKLSQ, encoded by the exons ATGCGGCGGGGCCGAGGGAAGCGAAAAGCTGAGGCCACGGAGCTACCACGCGTGTCtcggaggaggaaggaggaggaagaggatgcgGTGCAGGAGGCCCGGCGGAGGACGGCCCCGTCCGTGCGGGAGTTCAAGTACAACAAAAAGCGGGTCCGGCTGATCTCGCAGGGCTCGGACCTGAAGGAGGACGCTCAGTGCATCCTTTACTGGATGTTCCGGGACCAGCGAGTGCAAG ATAACTGGGCTTTCCTCTATGCCCAGCGCCTGGCCCTCAAACAGGAGCTGCCTCTGCATGTCTGCTTCTGCCTGGTGCCCAAATTCCTGGATGCCACCATCCGCCACTACGACTTCATGCTGAAGGGCCTGCAGGAGGTGTCTGAG GAGTGTGCAGAGCTGAACATCCCCTTCCACTTGCTGCTGGGCTACCCCAAGGATGTGCTGCCCACGTTCGTGGTGGAGCGTGGTGTGGGTGGGCTGGTGACAGACTTCAGCCCCCTCCGCCTCCCCCGACAGTGGGTGGAGGACATCAGGGAGCGGTTGCCAGAGGATGTGCCGTTTGCACAG GTTGATGCCCACAACATCGTGCCTTGCTGGGTCGCCTCCCCCAAGCAGGAGTACAGTGCCTGGACCATCCGGGGCAAGATCCACGCTCAGCTCCCTGAGTTCCTCACCGAGTTCCCCCCTGTCATTTGTCACCCGTATCCCCCGTCCTGCCCGGCAGAG CCCATCGCTTGGGAGGCCTGTTATTCCAGCTTGCAGGTGGACCGCACTGTGAAGGAGGTGGAGTGGGCGACCCCTGGCACggctgcagggctggctgtgcTGCAGTCCTTCATCGCGGAGAGGCTCAAATACTTTGGCTCCCACCGGAACAACCCCAACAAGGAGGCGCTCAGCAACCTGTCCCCGTGGTTCCACTTTG GCCAAGTTTCCACCCAACGAGCCATCCTGGAGGTGCAGAAACAGCGGGGCAAGTACAAGGAGTCAGTGGATGTGTTCGTGGAGGAGGCTGTGGTGCGGCGGGAGCTGGCTGAAAACTTCTGCTACTACAATGAGAACTACGACAGTGTTCAAG GTGCCTATGACTGGGCACAAACCACCCTGAAGCTCCACTCCAAAGACAAGAGGCCTTTTCTCTacaagctgcaggagctggagcaggggaccaCGCACGACCCACTCTGGAACGCTGCCCAG CTCCAAATGGTCCAGGAGGGCAAGATGCACGGCTTCCTGCGGATGTACTGGGCAAAGAAGATCCTGGAGTGGACTCGCTCCCCCGAGGAGGCCCTGCAGTTTGCCATCTACCTCAACGACCGCTATGAGCTGGATGGGAGGGACCCCAATGGATACGTAG GCTGCCTCTGGTCCATCTGTGGCATCCACGATCATGGCTGGACAGAGCGGGCTGTCTTCGGGAAGATCCGCTACATGAACTACGCTGGCTGCAAGCGCAAGTTTGACGTGGGCCAGTTTGAGCGTCGCTACACCCCCCACAAGCTCTCCCAGTGA